The Deinococcus roseus genome contains a region encoding:
- a CDS encoding tetratricopeptide repeat protein: MNLSEQAWDAFDAGDLERARDLYENHLRAHPQDEQARFGLGYVYVNLGLFQEAEDLYQKLFQEAVEKQDPRGHQAMHQIGMLRRLQGDYEGALTAFEQEKPLIPDDAFPRAINSYELGMCHLRLGNTEKASLELHTSLFYAQRSTDLIAQACAYRGIGELHLAEENYTEAQPAFLEALRCFEAAGEKRGVEDIIEYIRELEEASKNQN, encoded by the coding sequence ATGAACCTTTCAGAACAGGCCTGGGACGCTTTTGATGCAGGAGATCTGGAGCGGGCCAGAGATTTATACGAAAACCACCTGAGAGCCCACCCGCAGGATGAACAGGCCCGTTTTGGTCTGGGGTACGTGTACGTGAACCTGGGACTTTTTCAGGAAGCAGAGGACCTGTACCAGAAGCTGTTTCAGGAAGCTGTGGAAAAGCAGGATCCACGGGGCCACCAGGCCATGCACCAGATTGGGATGTTGCGCCGACTGCAGGGGGATTATGAGGGTGCCCTGACCGCCTTTGAGCAGGAAAAGCCATTGATTCCCGATGATGCCTTTCCGAGGGCCATCAACAGCTATGAACTCGGGATGTGCCATCTCAGGCTGGGGAACACCGAAAAAGCCAGTTTGGAACTGCACACCAGCCTGTTTTATGCCCAGAGAAGCACCGACCTGATTGCCCAGGCCTGCGCTTATCGGGGGATTGGAGAGCTGCATCTGGCGGAAGAAAATTACACAGAGGCCCAGCCTGCTTTTCTGGAGGCCCTGCGCTGTTTTGAAGCTGCCGGGGAAAAGCGAGGGGTGGAAGACATCATTGAGTACATCAGGGAGCTGGAAGAAGCCTCCAAAAATCAGAATTGA
- a CDS encoding acyl-CoA dehydrogenase family protein yields MWFDISNEEKAMVLSLKDYLLQKAEPGATERDHSGHFPHDLVKDLGEMGVMGACTPEAYGGSGLSTHTFALLIEELASVDGSLCLTVASHNSLCQGHILIAGTEEQKKKFIPDLASAQKLGAWGLTEAGSGSDSAGLQTRAVEQPDGSWILNGSKNFITQGSVGGTYVVIARTDPPREGKGKNDGISAFVFNRDEVSGFSVGRKEDKLGLRSSDTAQIIFEDIHLPKEALLGNRGEAFKDVMRVLDGGRIGIGAMALGLGRGAMEYATRYALSRAQFGKPIAHHQAIQFKLADMSTELEAARLLISKAAHLKDAGQPFTEAAAKAKLYASEAANRACDNAIQILGGYGYIREYPVERFWRDNRLTLIGEGTSEVQRMIIGRHLLARYAD; encoded by the coding sequence ATGTGGTTTGACATCTCAAACGAAGAAAAAGCCATGGTGCTGAGCCTCAAAGACTACCTGCTGCAGAAAGCCGAACCCGGAGCCACCGAACGGGACCACAGCGGACATTTTCCGCATGATCTGGTGAAAGACCTTGGTGAAATGGGCGTGATGGGTGCCTGCACCCCAGAAGCGTACGGTGGATCGGGCCTCAGCACCCACACTTTTGCCCTGCTGATCGAAGAACTCGCCAGCGTGGATGGCAGCCTGTGCCTGACCGTGGCCAGCCACAACAGCCTGTGCCAGGGCCACATCCTCATTGCAGGGACTGAAGAGCAGAAGAAGAAATTCATTCCAGACCTCGCCAGTGCCCAGAAGCTGGGTGCCTGGGGCCTCACCGAAGCTGGAAGCGGCTCTGATTCTGCAGGTCTGCAAACCCGTGCCGTGGAACAGCCTGATGGCAGCTGGATCCTGAATGGCTCCAAAAACTTCATCACCCAGGGCTCTGTGGGCGGCACCTACGTGGTGATTGCCCGCACCGATCCCCCCAGAGAAGGCAAAGGCAAAAACGATGGCATCAGCGCCTTCGTGTTCAACCGGGACGAGGTTTCAGGTTTCAGTGTGGGCCGCAAAGAAGACAAACTGGGTCTGAGGTCCAGCGACACCGCCCAGATCATCTTTGAAGACATCCACCTTCCAAAAGAAGCCCTGCTGGGCAACAGGGGAGAGGCTTTCAAAGACGTGATGCGCGTGCTGGACGGAGGTCGCATTGGGATTGGCGCAATGGCACTGGGTCTGGGCAGGGGAGCCATGGAATACGCCACCCGTTACGCCCTCTCCCGTGCACAGTTTGGCAAACCTATAGCCCACCATCAGGCCATCCAGTTCAAGCTTGCCGACATGAGCACCGAACTGGAAGCTGCCCGTCTGCTGATCTCCAAAGCCGCCCACCTGAAAGATGCAGGCCAGCCTTTTACGGAAGCAGCAGCAAAAGCAAAACTTTACGCCTCAGAAGCAGCAAACCGCGCCTGTGACAATGCCATCCAGATCCTGGGAGGCTACGGTTACATCCGGGAATACCCCGTGGAACGCTTCTGGCGCGACAACCGCCTGACCCTGATTGGCGAAGGCACCAGCGAAGTGCAACGCATGATCATCGGGCGGCATTTGCTGGCCAGATACGCGGACTGA
- the ispD gene encoding 2-C-methyl-D-erythritol 4-phosphate cytidylyltransferase: MTPPRFAALIPAAGSGSRLGFGIPKALVDLQGKTLLERAIENLAPLVDEVVVALPEGQSIESPVKQIVGGNTRQDSVFRLLQATEADFVLIHDAARPFLGAKVLERIKGRVIQSGAVTAALPATDTLVHSSGGFWGYLVDRSKTWAVQTPQAFRRTLILDAHLKALQEGFEATDDAGLANKYGSNVELVLGDSRLFKVTTPADFELATAFAQLWDQKRSTPS; the protein is encoded by the coding sequence ATGACCCCTCCACGTTTTGCAGCCCTGATTCCAGCAGCAGGAAGCGGGTCCAGGCTGGGTTTTGGCATCCCCAAAGCCCTGGTGGACCTGCAAGGCAAGACCTTGCTTGAGCGCGCCATTGAAAACCTCGCTCCTCTGGTGGATGAGGTGGTGGTGGCCCTGCCAGAAGGCCAGTCCATCGAAAGCCCGGTCAAGCAGATTGTGGGAGGAAACACCCGTCAGGACAGCGTGTTCCGGTTGCTGCAAGCCACCGAAGCCGATTTTGTGCTGATCCATGATGCAGCACGCCCTTTTCTGGGTGCAAAAGTGCTGGAACGCATCAAGGGAAGGGTGATCCAGAGTGGCGCTGTCACTGCAGCTCTGCCTGCCACAGACACCCTGGTGCATTCCTCGGGAGGGTTCTGGGGGTATCTGGTGGACCGCAGCAAGACCTGGGCCGTACAGACCCCACAGGCTTTCCGCAGAACGCTGATTCTGGACGCCCACCTGAAAGCATTGCAGGAAGGCTTTGAAGCCACCGATGATGCAGGACTGGCCAACAAATACGGTTCCAACGTGGAACTGGTGCTGGGAGATTCCAGGCTGTTCAAAGTCACCACACCCGCAGATTTTGAACTGGCCACCGCTTTTGCGCAGCTCTGGGACCAGAAACGGAGCACCCCTTCATGA
- a CDS encoding sensor histidine kinase translates to MIARRDTMFRFMPVAWLFFLTFPITNLIKDARGPLDYLLGTGMLLVFLWLYFWVFRAFKPQRPLETFPYWNILAVLWCFMMFFAGMPFFGWNGTTFLVYAASLGAFQRSLTLSIGTVAAVLAVFLWSVFVKGVPAGELITIMLLSVSVAIGNHFGYAAMESGIRMKTLQQEKENLARIAERERIARDLHDLLGHTLSVIVLKAELASKLIERNPERAKAEIKEVEQISREALTEVRLAVQGYKGTDLKSELGRAKIALDAAGIKLEYLVSEVELGMEQQSALQLIFREAITNIIRHSRAKHCQVSLEEQRGNILLKIIDDGVGVGQQVGNGMKGMRERTEALGGKFTVKNQSGTVIEVCIPKGNPDTQKAIQGVTA, encoded by the coding sequence ATGATCGCCCGACGAGACACCATGTTCCGATTCATGCCCGTGGCGTGGCTTTTCTTCCTGACCTTCCCAATCACCAACCTGATCAAAGACGCCCGTGGTCCCCTGGATTACCTGCTGGGGACAGGCATGCTGCTGGTGTTCTTGTGGCTGTACTTCTGGGTGTTTCGGGCCTTCAAACCCCAGCGCCCGCTGGAAACTTTCCCTTACTGGAACATTCTGGCGGTGCTGTGGTGCTTCATGATGTTCTTCGCAGGGATGCCCTTTTTTGGCTGGAATGGGACCACCTTTCTGGTGTATGCAGCAAGCCTGGGGGCCTTCCAGCGCAGCCTGACCCTCAGCATTGGCACCGTGGCTGCGGTGCTGGCGGTGTTCCTGTGGAGCGTTTTCGTGAAGGGGGTGCCCGCCGGAGAACTCATCACCATCATGCTGCTCTCGGTGTCGGTGGCGATTGGCAACCACTTCGGGTATGCAGCCATGGAATCTGGCATTCGCATGAAAACCCTGCAGCAGGAAAAAGAAAACCTGGCCCGCATTGCTGAACGGGAACGCATTGCCCGTGACCTGCACGACCTGCTGGGCCACACCCTCAGCGTGATTGTGCTGAAAGCCGAACTGGCCTCCAAATTGATTGAACGCAACCCGGAACGCGCCAAAGCAGAGATCAAAGAAGTGGAGCAGATTTCCAGAGAGGCCCTCACAGAAGTGCGACTGGCCGTGCAGGGTTACAAGGGCACCGACCTGAAAAGCGAACTGGGTCGGGCCAAAATCGCCCTGGATGCTGCAGGCATCAAACTGGAATATCTGGTGTCTGAAGTGGAATTGGGCATGGAACAGCAAAGCGCCCTGCAACTGATTTTTCGGGAAGCCATCACCAACATCATCCGGCACTCCAGGGCAAAACACTGCCAGGTGTCCCTGGAAGAACAGCGCGGCAACATCCTGCTGAAAATCATCGACGATGGGGTTGGGGTGGGCCAGCAGGTGGGCAACGGCATGAAAGGCATGCGTGAGCGCACCGAAGCCCTCGGAGGCAAATTCACTGTGAAAAACCAGTCTGGAACCGTCATTGAAGTGTGCATTCCAAAAGGCAATCCAGACACCCAGAAGGCCATCCAGGGGGTCACAGCATGA
- a CDS encoding ABC transporter permease yields MNRFLYLVYSELIRLIRLPAYLIPTLVFPVMFFSIFGLPNAKNELGGVNAATYILISFSAYSLISTSLFAFGVSIAAERGLGWQKLMRVTPLNPMLYFASKIVNALLQGIFIIILLGLFASFVGHLNYDVLLFVKTVGKLLLGVSAFVALGLWIGYVGGPNSAAGIANLIFLPMSFASGLFMPLQFMPEFLRNIAPYTPAYHFAQIGWMSIGAKSDTTELVHWIWLLSYGALFFLLALVAFRRDEGKNFG; encoded by the coding sequence ATGAACCGTTTCCTGTACCTGGTTTACTCTGAACTGATCCGCCTGATTCGCCTGCCCGCCTACCTGATTCCCACCCTGGTGTTCCCCGTGATGTTTTTTTCCATCTTCGGGTTGCCCAACGCCAAAAATGAACTGGGAGGCGTGAATGCCGCCACTTACATCCTGATTTCCTTCAGTGCCTACTCCCTGATTTCCACCTCGCTGTTTGCCTTCGGGGTGTCCATCGCTGCAGAACGCGGACTGGGCTGGCAGAAACTCATGCGGGTCACCCCCCTCAATCCCATGCTGTACTTTGCCAGCAAAATTGTGAATGCCCTGCTGCAAGGCATCTTCATCATCATCCTGCTGGGATTGTTTGCCAGCTTTGTGGGGCACCTGAATTACGATGTGCTGCTGTTCGTGAAAACCGTGGGCAAATTGCTGCTGGGCGTTTCGGCTTTCGTGGCCCTGGGATTGTGGATTGGTTATGTGGGTGGCCCCAACAGTGCTGCAGGCATTGCCAACCTGATTTTCCTGCCCATGAGTTTTGCCAGCGGTCTGTTCATGCCCCTGCAATTCATGCCCGAATTCCTGCGCAACATCGCCCCTTACACCCCCGCTTACCACTTCGCACAGATTGGCTGGATGAGCATCGGGGCCAAAAGCGACACCACCGAACTGGTGCACTGGATCTGGCTGTTGAGTTACGGCGCACTGTTCTTCCTGCTGGCCCTGGTGGCTTTCCGCAGGGATGAAGGCAAAAACTTCGGTTGA
- a CDS encoding hydroxymethylglutaryl-CoA lyase, with product MTEARLIQTLFPAGIKYVECPRDAWQGLEHFVPTETKIQYLHALLETGFTHLDLGSFVSPKAVPQMRDTEEVLRELPDPAGRDYLCIVANERGMERAATQPKVTSVGFPLSISETFQLRNAHQTLPEAWQLVHRLKVQSDAASKNLVVYLSMGFGNPYGDPWSVQLVQDALDRLFELGISSIALADTVGVATPEQVEQLCNQLRDHMKKAELGLHLHARPEHADPLIEAGWQAGIRWFEGAMGGFGGCPFAADDLVGNLPTELVLRHFKSDVHLNREVLRLVQKVFCDPAADF from the coding sequence ATGACTGAAGCTCGCTTGATCCAGACCCTTTTTCCAGCAGGCATCAAATATGTGGAATGTCCCAGAGACGCCTGGCAGGGCCTGGAGCATTTTGTGCCCACCGAAACCAAAATCCAGTACCTCCATGCACTGTTGGAAACGGGTTTCACCCACCTGGATCTGGGTTCCTTTGTCAGTCCAAAAGCGGTTCCCCAGATGCGAGACACCGAAGAGGTGCTCAGGGAACTGCCCGATCCTGCAGGGAGGGATTACCTGTGCATCGTTGCCAATGAAAGAGGCATGGAGCGCGCAGCCACACAGCCAAAAGTCACCAGTGTGGGTTTTCCCCTCTCCATTTCGGAGACCTTTCAATTGCGCAATGCCCATCAGACGCTGCCCGAAGCCTGGCAACTGGTCCACCGTCTGAAGGTGCAGTCCGATGCAGCCAGCAAAAACCTGGTGGTTTACCTTTCCATGGGATTTGGCAATCCTTATGGAGATCCCTGGTCTGTCCAGCTTGTACAGGACGCCCTAGATCGACTTTTCGAACTGGGCATCTCTTCCATTGCCCTGGCAGACACCGTGGGTGTGGCCACCCCTGAACAGGTTGAGCAACTGTGTAACCAGCTCAGGGACCACATGAAAAAGGCTGAACTGGGTTTACACCTGCATGCACGCCCCGAACATGCCGACCCTCTGATCGAGGCAGGATGGCAAGCTGGAATCCGCTGGTTTGAGGGTGCCATGGGGGGTTTTGGGGGCTGTCCTTTTGCTGCAGATGATCTGGTGGGCAACCTTCCCACCGAGCTGGTTTTGCGACATTTCAAGTCAGATGTCCATCTGAATCGGGAGGTCTTAAGGCTTGTTCAAAAGGTTTTTTGTGACCCAGCAGCAGACTTTTAA
- a CDS encoding DUF6915 family protein, which translates to MAHPYHHARSSARKFGGIPEDYLEVHSWFDQTKASWADLRHRAVLHSSFGIFLCEQVFGVTLTRKSDGKVVPTRLIGEQHVIEDLGKIPTLQDWLEDLPFKDWMLRGARPLSRELGEEEARSES; encoded by the coding sequence ATGGCCCACCCCTACCACCACGCCCGCAGTTCTGCCCGCAAATTCGGTGGCATCCCTGAAGACTACCTGGAGGTGCACAGCTGGTTTGACCAGACCAAAGCATCCTGGGCAGACTTGCGTCACAGGGCCGTGCTGCACTCCAGTTTCGGCATTTTTCTGTGCGAGCAGGTCTTTGGGGTCACCCTCACCCGCAAATCCGACGGCAAAGTGGTTCCCACCCGATTGATCGGTGAGCAGCATGTGATCGAAGACCTCGGAAAAATCCCCACCCTGCAGGACTGGCTGGAAGATTTGCCCTTCAAGGACTGGATGCTCAGAGGGGCAAGACCCCTGAGCAGGGAGCTTGGTGAGGAGGAAGCCAGATCAGAGTCCTGA
- a CDS encoding NADPH-dependent FMN reductase yields the protein MTVRILAFAGSLRTESWNKKLLYEALRLAPDTLEITPIDLKDYPLPLYDADIEEAKGLPEQAVQLRTLLKEHQGLLLASPEYNGGLTGVLKNTLDWMSRKNGTERGLDPFMHKPAAVITASPGPYGGARSLQAAVFLLHRLGCIVLPDTVSVTNCETAFNEAGQLTGKNEKALQRVVDTLARITLKLNS from the coding sequence ATGACCGTGCGCATTCTGGCCTTTGCGGGCAGCCTGAGAACCGAATCCTGGAACAAGAAACTCCTTTACGAAGCTTTGCGTCTGGCTCCAGACACCCTGGAGATCACCCCCATTGACCTGAAAGATTACCCCCTGCCCCTCTACGATGCAGACATTGAGGAAGCAAAAGGCCTGCCTGAACAGGCTGTACAGCTCAGAACCCTGTTGAAAGAACACCAGGGACTGCTGCTGGCCTCTCCTGAATACAACGGTGGCCTGACCGGAGTGCTGAAAAACACGCTGGATTGGATGTCCAGAAAAAACGGCACAGAGCGGGGTCTAGATCCTTTCATGCACAAACCTGCGGCTGTGATCACGGCTTCTCCTGGGCCTTACGGGGGAGCCAGATCTTTACAGGCTGCAGTGTTTTTGCTGCACCGTCTGGGTTGCATTGTTTTGCCAGACACCGTTTCTGTCACCAACTGCGAAACAGCCTTCAACGAGGCAGGCCAGTTGACAGGCAAGAATGAAAAAGCCCTGCAGAGGGTGGTGGACACCCTGGCCCGGATCACCCTTAAACTGAACAGTTGA
- a CDS encoding GntR family transcriptional regulator has translation MKRGFQTKSPSSTPEMIANALRQAIIQGKYRGGEPLRQDEVASEFGVSKIPVREALYQLKAEGLVTFIPNRGSVVSELSIEEVDEIYLMRIALEPTILERAIHGLTPTDFIRARGLLDVMDETEDPAGLAELNWEFHATLYGAANLNRLMESIRVLHTNSARYMAIYLGGEDRNKTSQQEHRNLLQACTERDLEKSRLLLIEHLETAKHHLLGILRQA, from the coding sequence ATGAAACGCGGTTTTCAAACCAAAAGTCCATCCAGCACCCCTGAAATGATCGCCAATGCCCTCAGACAGGCCATCATTCAGGGCAAATACCGGGGAGGGGAACCTCTGCGGCAAGACGAGGTGGCCTCCGAATTCGGGGTCAGCAAAATTCCCGTCCGGGAAGCCCTATACCAGCTCAAAGCCGAGGGTCTGGTCACCTTCATCCCCAACCGGGGCTCGGTGGTCAGTGAACTGTCCATCGAAGAGGTCGATGAAATCTACCTGATGCGCATCGCCCTGGAACCCACCATTCTGGAACGGGCCATTCATGGCCTCACCCCCACCGACTTCATCCGGGCCAGAGGCTTGCTGGACGTGATGGACGAAACCGAAGACCCTGCAGGTCTGGCCGAACTCAACTGGGAATTCCACGCCACCCTGTATGGGGCCGCCAATTTGAACCGCCTGATGGAATCCATCCGCGTGCTGCACACCAACTCTGCCCGTTACATGGCCATTTATCTGGGCGGCGAGGACCGCAACAAAACCTCCCAGCAGGAGCACCGCAACCTGCTGCAGGCCTGCACCGAACGGGACCTCGAAAAATCCCGTCTGCTGCTGATCGAGCACCTGGAAACCGCGAAGCACCATCTGCTGGGGATTTTGAGGCAGGCGTAG
- a CDS encoding enoyl-CoA hydratase/isomerase family protein: protein MLHIQHNGPIARLTLASPENRNALSPQMVQDLQEAFDQLKTHPTTRVIVLCAEGKVFCSGADLKNLHQLLSASSEDNLHDSRKLAQLFETIYTHPRPIIAAVEGKAIAGGAGLASACDLVVASSEASFAYTEVKLGFVAAIVMVFLLRAVGEKHARELLLTGEAVSAADAYRMGLINRLTEPGQALSRATLLAEHIARNSPVALSSTKSLLASLPSMGLQEALSHAAQMNAWARTTADLKEGIQSFLEKRPPRWQENRDD from the coding sequence ATGTTACACATCCAGCACAATGGACCCATTGCCCGCCTGACCCTGGCCTCGCCAGAAAACCGCAATGCCCTCAGTCCCCAGATGGTTCAGGACCTGCAAGAGGCTTTTGACCAGTTGAAAACCCACCCCACCACGCGGGTGATTGTGCTGTGCGCAGAAGGCAAGGTGTTTTGCAGTGGCGCAGATCTCAAGAACCTGCACCAGTTGCTCTCTGCCAGCAGCGAAGACAACCTGCATGATTCGCGCAAACTGGCCCAGCTTTTTGAGACCATCTACACCCATCCCAGACCCATCATTGCTGCCGTGGAGGGCAAAGCCATTGCAGGAGGGGCAGGTCTGGCCAGTGCCTGCGACCTGGTGGTGGCTTCCAGCGAGGCCAGTTTTGCCTACACCGAAGTCAAACTGGGCTTTGTGGCCGCCATTGTGATGGTCTTCCTGCTGCGTGCTGTGGGCGAAAAACACGCCCGTGAACTTTTGCTGACTGGAGAAGCGGTTTCTGCCGCAGATGCTTACCGCATGGGCCTGATCAACCGCCTGACCGAACCTGGACAGGCCCTCAGCAGGGCCACCCTTCTTGCTGAACACATCGCCCGCAATTCTCCGGTGGCCCTCTCCAGCACCAAATCCCTGCTGGCTTCTCTGCCTTCCATGGGTCTGCAAGAAGCCCTGAGCCACGCTGCCCAGATGAATGCCTGGGCCCGCACCACCGCAGATCTGAAAGAGGGCATCCAGAGTTTTCTGGAAAAACGTCCCCCTCGCTGGCAGGAGAACAGGGATGACTGA
- a CDS encoding 4-(cytidine 5'-diphospho)-2-C-methyl-D-erythritol kinase, with translation MSQILQRFAPAKVNLGLSVTGVLDNGYHTLHSLMVPLSVGDDLTFEVADVLTLQVTGADLPTDERNLVYRAAQAYLRAADIKTGVRITLHKKLPLASGVGGGSSDAATTLMALKELYPSSMDLHPLATSLGADVPFFLIQQAALAEGIGEKLTPVELPELHLVLVNPGTEVSARDAYLWLDQSGEFTAELPLSNILHALKHRLNVPYFNALEPAVVTRHPEIAAVLQTLRETGLTSPMMSGSGSTCFALARTAKEAGQAVQILKSHFPMHWCTAAHTLA, from the coding sequence ATGAGCCAGATCCTGCAACGTTTTGCTCCGGCCAAAGTCAATCTGGGCCTCTCGGTGACCGGGGTGCTGGACAATGGTTACCACACCCTGCACAGCCTGATGGTGCCCCTCTCCGTCGGAGATGACCTGACCTTCGAGGTTGCAGATGTTCTGACCCTGCAGGTCACAGGCGCAGACCTCCCCACCGATGAACGCAACCTCGTGTACCGTGCGGCCCAGGCTTACCTGCGTGCGGCAGACATCAAAACCGGAGTCAGGATCACCCTGCACAAGAAGCTTCCTCTGGCTTCCGGTGTGGGAGGCGGGTCCAGCGATGCTGCCACCACCCTGATGGCTTTAAAAGAACTGTATCCCAGCAGCATGGATTTGCATCCCCTGGCAACATCCCTGGGTGCAGATGTACCGTTTTTCCTGATCCAGCAAGCCGCCCTTGCTGAAGGCATTGGAGAGAAACTGACCCCTGTGGAATTGCCCGAACTGCATCTGGTGCTGGTCAATCCAGGCACCGAGGTGAGTGCCCGTGATGCTTACCTGTGGCTGGACCAGAGTGGAGAATTCACCGCAGAGCTTCCCCTCTCGAACATCTTGCATGCTTTAAAACACCGTCTAAATGTGCCTTACTTCAATGCACTGGAACCTGCTGTGGTCACCAGACATCCTGAAATTGCAGCTGTGCTGCAGACCCTCAGAGAAACGGGCCTGACCAGCCCCATGATGAGCGGATCCGGCAGCACCTGTTTTGCCCTGGCCCGCACTGCAAAAGAAGCAGGACAGGCCGTGCAAATCCTGAAATCCCATTTTCCCATGCATTGGTGCACTGCAGCCCACACCCTTGCTTAA
- a CDS encoding response regulator transcription factor yields MIRVLIAEDQVMILGALKALLELEGDIEVLAATKNGTEALRAALEVKPDIVITDIEMPEKTGLELAQDLKQQLPKTRVIIVTTFARAGYLRRAMEAGVKGYLLKDAPSDELAEAIRRVHGGGIVINPMLAAEAWTDQDPLTDRERQVLRLAHEGMTSGQIAEKIHLSEGTVRNYLSEAISKLGASNRVEAARMAREKGWL; encoded by the coding sequence ATGATCCGGGTCTTGATTGCCGAAGACCAGGTGATGATCCTGGGGGCCTTAAAAGCCCTGCTGGAACTGGAAGGCGACATCGAGGTGCTGGCCGCCACCAAAAACGGTACAGAGGCCCTGAGGGCTGCCCTGGAGGTCAAACCCGACATCGTCATCACCGACATTGAGATGCCCGAAAAAACCGGTCTGGAACTGGCCCAGGATCTGAAGCAGCAACTCCCGAAAACCCGGGTGATCATCGTGACCACCTTTGCCAGGGCAGGTTACCTGCGCCGCGCCATGGAAGCCGGAGTCAAAGGTTACCTGCTCAAAGATGCCCCTTCAGATGAACTGGCAGAGGCCATCCGGCGGGTGCACGGAGGAGGCATTGTGATCAACCCTATGCTGGCCGCAGAAGCCTGGACCGATCAGGACCCCCTCACAGACAGAGAGCGACAGGTGCTCCGTCTGGCCCATGAAGGCATGACCTCGGGCCAGATCGCAGAGAAAATCCATCTTTCAGAAGGCACGGTGCGCAACTACCTCTCGGAAGCCATTTCCAAACTTGGGGCCAGCAACCGGGTGGAAGCCGCCCGCATGGCACGGGAGAAGGGGTGGTTGTAG
- a CDS encoding UbiX family flavin prenyltransferase — protein MKLVIGVTGGSGAPYTLDLLRTLKKLQVPTHLVVSEGAKRVWETEGTQSIEELLDLATEVHDDRNLAASIASGSHRTLGMVVVPCSSSTLAKVALGLGDNLISRAAHVTLKERRTLVLVPREAPYPRPMLENMLRAHDAGAVILPASPGFYSTPEKVEDILAFLTARILDQFGLDSGGMQRWTGK, from the coding sequence ATGAAACTGGTCATTGGCGTCACCGGAGGAAGCGGAGCCCCTTACACGCTGGATTTGCTGCGCACCCTGAAAAAGCTGCAGGTTCCCACCCATCTGGTGGTTTCAGAGGGGGCAAAACGGGTGTGGGAAACCGAGGGAACCCAGTCCATAGAAGAACTGCTGGACCTGGCCACAGAAGTGCACGATGACCGCAACCTGGCGGCCAGCATTGCCTCTGGCAGCCACAGAACGCTGGGCATGGTGGTGGTGCCCTGCAGCAGTTCCACCCTGGCCAAAGTGGCCCTGGGGCTGGGAGACAACCTGATCTCCCGTGCTGCACACGTCACCCTCAAGGAGCGGCGCACCCTGGTGCTGGTGCCCAGAGAGGCCCCTTACCCCAGACCCATGCTGGAAAACATGCTCAGGGCCCACGATGCTGGCGCTGTGATTCTGCCTGCCAGTCCTGGTTTTTACAGCACCCCTGAAAAGGTGGAGGACATTCTGGCGTTCCTGACCGCCCGCATTCTGGATCAGTTTGGTCTGGACAGTGGAGGCATGCAAAGGTGGACCGGGAAATGA